Sequence from the Octopus sinensis unplaced genomic scaffold, ASM634580v1 Contig18426, whole genome shotgun sequence genome:
AACAGTTTTGAAAATTGTTAATCCTCTTGTATCGAGTTCAAGgtgttcagaaaataaaaattcttcttgAATTACATCATTTGATTAATATAACGTACGTAAACTAATAAAAGTGCAACACTATCGTTGAATGTCGATTCATCAATCTGAATTGAAAATTTTGTTGTTCTTAAAAATGCACATAGGGTTTCTTCGATATCAAATGCCATTTCATCAATTCTGGAAGAAACAGAACTATTACTCAAAGGAATTGATGAAATTATTTGTTCAGAATCACAATCAACCATTGAATTTAACACTTCTTTGATAGCTGGTAATATTAATGACTCTCCAATAGTATGAGGTTTTCCTGATTTCGCTATCAATTGCGATATTTTGTATGATGCTATAGGCCTTTTTCAAGCATCTTCGAATTTTTTGTAAATAGTTGATTAATCATAAGAcgattttcataattatatttcagattagaaaaataattgataTCCGCATCAAGTTTGTCAGGATGACAAATCTTAAGATGATTTAGCATTCTTGAAGGCTTCATTCCTTCATTTGTAAAGACCTTTTTACACATAAGACACATTGGAAGTGAATTGTTATGGTCGTAGGGTATCACTCCAAACTTTAGGTATTCATCCGAATATATACGTCGTTTTACTTTTTTATCAGAcatctataaaatataattaaaatatttattaaaaagttctaaaatattaaatacaattaacaaatatttataaatattatcagtGAATAATTTTTTTACGTACACACAAgacaatttgaatttagaattaaTAGAAAAGCACGTGATAATGATTtacaaaaactaataaaatatttataataattaaaaaaattaaaattccagCGCCCCCCTAATATGTTCCAGCGCCCCCAGGGGGGCGCCAGCGCCCCCGTTAAGAATCACTGCTCTTACTACAAtcatttttatttacaaattacaaaaaaCCGGTAATGTTTGTAATGTTTTCAATTCTTTAAAATTAGACAACTTAGAAGAAATTCCATGACTAGAGAAATTGCGTAGGATGAGTAGTTTTCAGTTTATGTTCAAAAAATGAACAACCGAAATGACAGTATATGCCTATTGGGATACAATTGAGACAAAATCTAACAAAAACCAATTCGGCATTTCAATGTTGTCTAGTCTCAAATACAGTCACTTCGGGAATACGAATATTAGGAAGCTGACAATCCGTGATATTCGGAGGGCAgaattttatatgtttttaaaaacaaaaactctGTGTATAGTAAAACCACAACCTTGACTGCATTAAAATGAACtacttcttgaattttttttaccaatttgTGATTATATGACTTAAGATAGCAGGACTCAAATATGTGAGAAAATCCGATTCACATCCAAATACTTCCACCCACCTGTCTGACACATTTCAAGACCATATGCAACAGGCTAACGTTAAAAATACATTTCCTATACTTTAATTCGTCATATCTTAAAACTCGACGTCGATTGCTCATTCAGGATATTTGCTCATGAATAATCTCGGAAATGAAAAACGTCCATTCTTGACGCCAGCAAATCCATGTGATTGAACATAACCGAGTTTTAGAATCTCGGAAATACAAATTGGcagaaaataacttttaaatcCTTTTGCGGGCATTTAGACTCCCAAGTACCTCCTCAGACAATAGTTCATCATATTTTGAAGGAATAGTTTGATAATGTTCTTTTCATCCAACATTTTAATGGCTTCATCAAGATTTGGTGGTCTTTGGGGACAATTGACAGGATAATGTTTTGAGAGAGTGTCCTGGCATGTCAAGGTTTAGGAAACCAGAATATGACGACATTCAGAAGCCATTATGTCTGTGTCGCAATCGGGAGTGTTTGTGCTAACCATGAATAATTGGACTACTAATTGAACAAACTGGAGAGTTTAATTAGTAGGAATACATACCATAGTCATTTGCACCTTAAGAAGATACGATTGTTCATTTTCAACGATTTGGCTTTGCTCTGAGTGTTGAATTTGATCTTTTCTTTCAACACGTGAATCTCGGAGCTCGTTTATTTTAAGAAgttctttttctaaaaatatatattgttggacttaaatttaaaattaaatataaaataatatcaattaaaAATCAACTGGAAAAACGTCCGATGTTGTAGTCTTCTTGATTCACTTCTTCAACCGAACAAGGATCAATTTCGCTTTTGAGGGATATAAATCTAAACaacttttactttaaaaaaacttttgtgGTTTGACAGTAATCAATAGATCGCGCCATGTTTTTTGACTTGGAAACTTGTTCTTGGGATAGTTCAGTAAATCGAGAGATTTCGTCCATTCCTTCGTTAATTTGGACTTTTGAACGAGTCCGATGTCCGAGAGCTTTCATCCTGGTTAtggtttatacatttatttatttttacattgttaAAAATGTTTTCAATGCCGTTATTTTGATGATTACTTTCTTTCATCTCAGcacttaaataataaataaattttattaagaaattaaaaacaaattattattacaatttattaaaatttttctgtTGTGAATGATTTTGAAACTACAATTTAGTCGAGTGTACTGAtgaagattttattattattattattatttaagccaaaaaCAGAATCACCGTCTTAACATTAACTAACGtgttcaggtgattccgacacttctcaacagtctAGCCATCTTTTCACGATGTTCAGACCGTGACCCACACACTTTCTGTAGTACGGTGAAATGCTTGTGGTCCATCTCCACGATCCCTCCCACTTGCCTATACAAGAGACTCCAGTGTTCGATGGACAATTTTCATGTCGGTATGGTCCTTCAGTATGTTTATGGATTTTTCTTGGATTTTCTCGATGTTAGTTGGTTCGTTGCCGCCAGGTTACAGCCCCAAGCAGCACATGCATAGCCTATTGTTGGCTCGATATACTGCTTGTAAAAGGGTCTCTACCCCTGGCGGACAAGTTCTCCCACAGTTCGAAAGAAAGGCTTTCACAAGATTGATTTTCTTTATACAAGTTGACACGATCGATTCAACATGAggtgagaaaaaagagaaagtgtcAAACGTTACACCCAatatcttctgtgttttctttgGTGGTATTGGGACTCCATTCAGCGTGACTTCAATAGTTTTCGTCCCATCTTCCGTTTTTCGTGAATAGGGTGACTGCTGACTTTTCGGAACATGCATGTAGTCTGTTTTCATATAGCCATCCATATAATTCGTTTCAGTATTCTTTGTAGTCTTTCCTTCGCGTATTCGACATTTACATCCCTTGATGCGACAACTATGTCATCGCATAGGAGAGTAGTATGTCATTATTATCCATAGGAACCGGGAGATCATTCAGAAACAGTTGAAGAGGGTCGGGGATTAAAGG
This genomic interval carries:
- the LOC115231404 gene encoding protein FAM200B-like; translated protein: MKALGHRTRSKVQINEGMDEISRFTELSQEQVSKSKNMARSIDYCQTTKMSDKKVKRRIYSDEYLKFGVIPYDHNNSLPMCLMCKKVFTNEGMKPSRMLNHLKICHPDKLDADINYFSNLKYNYENRLMINQLFTKNSKMLEKGL